In Comamonas sp. lk, the following proteins share a genomic window:
- the ugpB gene encoding sn-glycerol-3-phosphate ABC transporter substrate-binding protein UgpB, whose translation MQFKQLALAAAVAATAFTAQATTEIQWWHSMTAVNNEWVNDLAKQFNESQKDYKIVPTFKGVYDESMTAAIAAFRSGNAPDILQVFEVGTATMMASKGATIPVGKVMADAGVSFDPKAYIPAVAGYYTAPNGQMLSFPFNSSTTIFYYNKDAFKKAGLNPDVAPKTWPEVFAAAKKLKESGHSCPMTLAWQGWTQLESFSTWHNVEFATEHNGLSANGYKARLKINSPLHVKHIDNLGAAAKAGEFVYKGRASTAQASFTAGECAMIQTSSGFYGDVAKNAKFNYGLAPLPYYPDVKGAPQNTVIGGASLWVMAGKSPERYKGVAKFFEFLSQTKVQAASHQRTGYLPVTMAAYDLTEKSGFYAKHPGTDTAVTQMIRKVTDNSRGIRLGNYVQIRTIEDEELEQVWAGKKTGKQALDSIVSRGNELLARFERSYKN comes from the coding sequence ATGCAATTCAAGCAACTGGCCCTGGCTGCCGCCGTCGCCGCTACTGCCTTCACGGCACAAGCCACCACCGAAATCCAATGGTGGCACTCCATGACTGCCGTGAACAACGAGTGGGTCAACGACCTGGCCAAGCAGTTCAACGAGAGCCAGAAGGACTACAAGATTGTCCCTACCTTCAAGGGCGTCTATGACGAATCGATGACGGCAGCCATTGCGGCCTTCCGTTCGGGCAATGCGCCTGACATCCTGCAAGTGTTTGAAGTGGGCACCGCCACCATGATGGCTTCCAAGGGCGCCACCATTCCCGTGGGCAAGGTGATGGCCGATGCCGGCGTGTCTTTCGACCCCAAGGCCTACATCCCTGCCGTGGCCGGTTACTACACCGCCCCCAACGGCCAGATGCTGAGCTTCCCGTTCAACAGCTCCACCACCATCTTCTACTACAACAAGGACGCCTTCAAGAAGGCCGGCCTGAACCCCGACGTCGCCCCCAAGACCTGGCCTGAAGTGTTTGCAGCCGCCAAGAAGCTCAAGGAAAGCGGCCACAGCTGCCCCATGACGCTGGCATGGCAGGGCTGGACCCAGCTGGAGTCCTTCTCCACCTGGCATAACGTGGAGTTCGCCACCGAACACAATGGTCTGAGCGCCAACGGCTACAAGGCCCGCCTGAAGATCAACTCCCCTCTGCACGTCAAGCACATCGACAACCTGGGCGCCGCAGCCAAGGCCGGTGAGTTTGTGTACAAGGGCCGTGCCTCGACGGCACAGGCATCGTTCACCGCCGGTGAATGCGCCATGATCCAGACCTCGTCCGGCTTCTACGGCGATGTGGCCAAGAATGCCAAGTTCAACTACGGCCTGGCTCCCCTGCCCTACTACCCCGATGTCAAGGGCGCGCCTCAGAACACCGTGATCGGTGGCGCTTCGCTGTGGGTGATGGCCGGCAAGAGCCCAGAACGCTACAAGGGAGTGGCCAAGTTCTTCGAATTCCTGTCGCAAACCAAGGTGCAGGCCGCTTCGCACCAGCGCACCGGCTATCTGCCTGTGACCATGGCCGCGTATGACCTGACCGAAAAGTCCGGCTTCTACGCCAAGCACCCCGGCACCGACACGGCTGTGACGCAGATGATCCGCAAGGTGACCGACAACTCGCGCGGTATCCGTCTGGGCAACTATGTGCAGATCCGCACCATCGAGGACGAAGAACTCGAACAAGTGTGGGCTGGCAAGAAGACCGGCAAGCAGGCCCTGGACTCCATCGTGAGCCGTGGCAACGAACTGCTGGCCCGCTTCGAGCGCTCCTACAAAAACTAA
- the ugpA gene encoding sn-glycerol-3-phosphate ABC transporter permease UgpA, giving the protein MEKRVLFRSGWLPWVLIAPQLLIIAIFFFWPAGQAVLQSFQMEDAFGMSTEWVGLDNFRQLFSDPTYLESFKRTALFSVLVAGVGITVSLALAIFADRIVRFAMVYKTLLIVPYAVAPVIAGVLWVFMFSPSIGVVAYFLGKLGYTWNHLMNEGQAMTLIVLASVWKQISYNFLFFLAGLQSIPKALIEAASIDGAGPWRRFWNIQLPLLSPTTFFLLVINIVYAFFETFGIIDAATQGGPGQSTSILVYKVYQDGFKALDLGGSAAQSVILMLIVIVLTVIQFRYVEKKVQY; this is encoded by the coding sequence ATGGAAAAACGCGTACTTTTCCGATCCGGATGGCTGCCCTGGGTGCTGATAGCCCCCCAGCTATTGATCATTGCCATCTTCTTCTTCTGGCCCGCAGGACAAGCCGTGCTGCAGTCCTTCCAGATGGAAGATGCATTCGGCATGAGCACCGAATGGGTGGGCCTGGACAACTTCCGTCAGCTGTTCAGCGACCCCACCTATCTTGAGTCTTTCAAGCGCACAGCGCTGTTCTCGGTTCTGGTGGCAGGCGTCGGCATCACGGTGTCTCTGGCCCTGGCTATTTTTGCGGACCGCATCGTGCGTTTCGCCATGGTCTACAAGACCTTGCTGATCGTCCCCTACGCCGTCGCTCCCGTGATTGCCGGCGTGCTGTGGGTGTTCATGTTCTCGCCCTCCATCGGCGTGGTCGCGTATTTCCTGGGCAAGCTGGGCTATACCTGGAACCACCTGATGAATGAAGGCCAGGCCATGACGCTGATTGTGCTGGCCTCGGTGTGGAAACAGATTTCCTACAACTTCCTGTTCTTCCTGGCAGGTTTGCAATCCATTCCCAAGGCGCTGATCGAAGCCGCCTCGATTGATGGCGCAGGCCCATGGCGCCGCTTCTGGAACATCCAGCTGCCGCTGCTGTCGCCTACCACCTTCTTCCTGCTGGTGATCAACATCGTCTACGCCTTCTTTGAAACCTTCGGCATCATCGACGCGGCAACTCAGGGCGGCCCGGGCCAGTCGACTTCGATTCTGGTCTACAAGGTCTATCAGGATGGCTTCAAGGCGCTGGACCTGGGCGGCTCTGCAGCCCAGTCCGTGATCCTGATGCTGATCGTGATTGTGCTGACCGTGATCCAGTTCCGCTATGTGGAAAAGAAGGTGCAGTACTGA
- a CDS encoding FAD/FMN-binding oxidoreductase: MNVPIALAAALHAPAAEPARLREIPYNYTSFSDREIVIRLLGSSMWDVLNQLRQERRTGRSARMLYEVLGDIWVVQRNPYLQDDLLDNPGRRKSLVEALAHRLSEIDKRREPQGDAARDQLVGQLVEAAHRAVHEFNATFVEAEQLRRRAQKTLRRYTAKDNIKFDGLSRVAHVTDATDWRVEYPFVVLTPDSEAEMAGLVKGCIELGLTIIPRGGGTGYTGGAIPLTWRSVVINTEKLEALTEVEMRRIPGVDHDVPTIFSEAGVVTQRVADAAERGGYVFAVDPTSIEASCIGGNVAMNAGGKKAVLWGTALDNLVSWRMVTPDAQWLEVTRLDHNLGKIHDAEMACFELKYFEADGKTYIRSERLDIPGQTFRKEGLGKDVTDKFLAGLPGIQKEGTDGLITSARWVVHRMPAHTRTVCMEFFGNAKDAVPSIVEIKDYMFAEQKRSGVLLAGLEHLDDRYLKAVGYATKSKKGNGKLPKMVLLGDIAGDDADEVARVTSEVVRIANSRNGEGFIAISAEARKKFWLDRKRTAAISRHTNAFKINEDVVIPLPRMAEYTDGIERINIELSLRNKLKLCDELASFFRHGDLPLGKQDDAGDIPAAELLEDRVHQALALVAEVRELWQGWLDGVATLFPQLQDHTLRASWKTQLKEPLSLIFAGAAFQPLLAAVNATHQKVLKGRVWVALHMHAGDGNVHTNIPVNSDDYEMLQTAHEAVARIMKLARSLDGVISGEHGIGITKLEFLSDAELAPFAAYKKKVDPEGRFNKGKLIRNEEWDASAHQSHDGRSPRESLMFADLTNAYTPSFGLMGYESIIMQQSDIGAIANSVKDCLRCGKCKPVCATHVPRANLLYSPRNKILATSLLVEAFLYEEQTRRGVSIKHWQEFEDVADHCTVCHKCFNPCPVKIDFGDVTMNMRNLLRKMDKKSFRPGNKLAMTMLNATNPDTIKFMRTAMVGVGFKAQRLAADVLQSFAKKQTAHPPASVGTAPIKEQVIHFINKKLPGGLPNKTARALLDIEDKDYVPIIRNPQKTSADTEAVFYFPGCGSERLFSQVGLATQAMLWHAGVQTVLPPGYLCCGYPQRGSGQFDKAEKMITDNRVLFHRVANTLNYLDIKTVVVSCGTCYDQLQGYEFDKIFPGCRIIDIHEYLLEKGITLENKGAYLYHDPCHTPMKTQDPMKTVKALMGDNVLKSERCCGESGTLGVTRPDISTQIRFRKTEEIRKGEAELRDNGQLGEKENVKILTSCPSCLQGLSRYGNDLNNGLLEADYIVVEMARDILGENWMAEYVDRANQGGIERVLV, from the coding sequence ATGAATGTACCGATTGCGTTGGCCGCCGCATTGCATGCCCCGGCTGCCGAACCCGCACGACTGCGAGAAATTCCCTACAACTACACCTCGTTCTCTGACCGTGAGATCGTGATTCGCCTGTTGGGCTCATCCATGTGGGATGTGCTCAACCAGCTGCGCCAGGAACGGCGCACAGGCCGATCGGCTCGCATGCTCTACGAGGTGCTGGGAGACATCTGGGTTGTGCAGCGCAATCCTTATCTGCAGGACGATTTGCTGGATAACCCCGGCCGCCGCAAGTCCCTGGTGGAAGCGCTGGCCCACCGCCTGTCCGAGATCGACAAGCGCCGCGAACCCCAGGGTGACGCTGCGCGTGATCAGCTGGTGGGGCAACTGGTGGAAGCGGCCCACCGTGCCGTGCACGAATTCAATGCCACTTTTGTCGAGGCAGAGCAGCTGCGCCGCCGCGCACAGAAGACGCTGCGCCGCTACACGGCCAAGGACAACATCAAGTTTGACGGCCTCTCGCGCGTGGCCCATGTGACCGATGCGACCGATTGGCGCGTCGAATATCCGTTTGTAGTGCTGACGCCCGACTCTGAAGCTGAGATGGCCGGTCTGGTCAAAGGCTGTATCGAGCTGGGTCTGACCATTATTCCGCGTGGAGGCGGCACTGGATATACGGGTGGTGCTATACCTTTGACATGGCGCTCGGTGGTGATCAACACCGAAAAGCTGGAAGCGCTGACTGAGGTGGAAATGCGCCGCATCCCCGGCGTGGACCACGATGTGCCCACCATCTTCTCCGAAGCCGGTGTGGTGACACAGCGTGTGGCCGATGCGGCCGAACGCGGCGGTTATGTGTTTGCGGTGGATCCGACTTCCATCGAGGCCTCCTGCATCGGCGGCAACGTGGCCATGAATGCCGGCGGCAAAAAAGCCGTGCTCTGGGGCACGGCGCTGGACAATCTGGTGTCCTGGCGCATGGTCACGCCCGATGCGCAGTGGCTGGAAGTCACGCGTCTGGATCACAACCTGGGCAAGATCCACGATGCCGAGATGGCCTGCTTCGAGCTGAAGTATTTCGAAGCCGACGGCAAGACCTACATTCGTAGCGAACGTCTGGATATCCCGGGCCAGACTTTCCGCAAGGAAGGCCTGGGCAAGGATGTGACGGACAAATTCCTGGCCGGCCTGCCCGGTATTCAGAAGGAAGGCACGGACGGCCTGATCACCAGCGCCCGCTGGGTGGTGCACCGCATGCCGGCCCACACCCGCACGGTGTGCATGGAGTTCTTTGGCAATGCCAAGGATGCCGTGCCCTCCATCGTCGAGATCAAGGACTATATGTTCGCCGAGCAAAAGCGCTCGGGCGTGCTGCTGGCCGGTCTTGAGCATCTGGATGACCGCTACCTCAAGGCCGTGGGTTACGCGACCAAGAGCAAAAAGGGCAATGGCAAGCTGCCCAAGATGGTGTTGCTGGGCGATATTGCCGGCGACGATGCCGATGAAGTGGCCCGCGTGACCAGCGAAGTGGTGCGCATTGCCAATTCGCGCAACGGTGAAGGCTTTATTGCCATCAGTGCCGAGGCGCGCAAGAAATTCTGGCTGGACCGCAAGCGCACGGCGGCCATCTCGCGCCATACCAACGCCTTCAAGATCAATGAAGACGTGGTGATTCCTCTGCCGCGCATGGCCGAGTACACCGACGGCATCGAGCGCATCAATATCGAATTGAGCCTGCGCAACAAGCTCAAGCTCTGCGACGAGCTGGCCAGCTTCTTCAGGCATGGCGATCTGCCCCTGGGCAAGCAGGATGATGCAGGCGATATTCCGGCGGCCGAGCTGCTGGAAGACCGCGTGCACCAGGCGCTGGCTCTGGTGGCCGAGGTGCGCGAGCTGTGGCAAGGCTGGCTGGATGGCGTGGCGACGCTGTTCCCGCAACTGCAGGACCACACGCTGCGCGCCAGCTGGAAGACCCAGCTCAAGGAACCGCTGTCCCTGATTTTTGCGGGCGCCGCCTTCCAGCCGCTGCTGGCTGCGGTCAATGCCACTCACCAGAAGGTGCTCAAGGGCCGGGTCTGGGTGGCGCTGCACATGCATGCCGGCGATGGCAATGTGCACACCAACATCCCCGTCAACAGCGATGACTATGAAATGCTGCAGACCGCGCACGAAGCCGTGGCCCGCATCATGAAGCTGGCGCGCAGTCTGGATGGTGTGATCTCGGGCGAGCACGGTATCGGCATCACCAAGCTGGAGTTTTTGTCGGACGCCGAGCTGGCACCGTTTGCCGCCTACAAGAAGAAGGTGGACCCGGAAGGGCGCTTCAACAAGGGCAAGCTGATCCGCAATGAAGAGTGGGATGCTTCGGCGCATCAAAGCCACGACGGCCGCTCGCCGCGCGAGTCGCTGATGTTTGCCGATCTGACCAATGCCTACACGCCGTCTTTCGGCCTGATGGGCTATGAGTCCATCATCATGCAGCAGTCGGATATCGGCGCGATTGCCAATTCCGTCAAGGACTGCCTGCGCTGCGGCAAGTGCAAGCCCGTGTGCGCCACCCATGTGCCGCGCGCCAATCTGCTGTATTCGCCCCGCAACAAGATTTTGGCCACCTCGCTGCTGGTGGAGGCCTTCCTCTACGAAGAGCAGACCCGCCGCGGTGTGTCCATCAAGCACTGGCAGGAGTTTGAAGATGTGGCCGACCACTGCACGGTCTGCCACAAGTGCTTCAACCCTTGCCCGGTCAAGATCGACTTTGGCGATGTGACCATGAATATGCGCAATCTGCTGCGCAAGATGGACAAGAAGAGCTTCCGTCCCGGCAACAAGCTGGCCATGACCATGCTCAACGCCACCAATCCGGACACCATCAAGTTCATGCGCACCGCCATGGTGGGCGTGGGCTTCAAGGCCCAGCGCCTGGCTGCCGATGTGCTGCAAAGCTTCGCCAAGAAGCAGACGGCGCATCCGCCCGCATCGGTGGGCACGGCGCCAATCAAGGAGCAGGTGATCCACTTCATCAACAAGAAGCTGCCCGGCGGTCTGCCTAACAAGACGGCGCGCGCCTTGCTGGATATTGAAGACAAGGATTACGTGCCTATCATCCGCAACCCGCAGAAAACCAGTGCGGATACGGAAGCAGTGTTCTATTTCCCCGGCTGCGGCTCCGAGCGTCTGTTCAGCCAGGTCGGCCTGGCCACGCAGGCCATGCTCTGGCATGCGGGCGTGCAGACCGTGCTGCCGCCAGGCTATCTGTGCTGCGGCTATCCCCAGCGCGGCAGCGGTCAGTTCGACAAGGCCGAGAAGATGATCACGGACAATCGTGTGCTCTTCCACCGCGTGGCCAACACCTTGAACTATCTGGACATCAAGACCGTGGTGGTGAGCTGCGGTACCTGCTACGACCAGCTGCAGGGCTACGAGTTCGACAAGATTTTTCCCGGCTGCCGCATCATCGACATCCATGAATATCTGCTGGAAAAAGGCATCACCCTGGAAAACAAGGGTGCTTATCTCTACCACGACCCCTGCCACACGCCCATGAAGACGCAGGACCCCATGAAGACCGTCAAGGCCTTGATGGGCGACAACGTGCTCAAGAGCGAGCGCTGCTGCGGCGAGTCCGGCACGCTAGGCGTGACGCGTCCCGACATCTCCACCCAGATCCGTTTCCGCAAGACCGAAGAAATCCGCAAGGGCGAGGCCGAACTGCGTGACAACGGCCAGCTGGGCGAGAAGGAAAACGTCAAGATCCTGACCAGCTGCCCCAGCTGCCTGCAAGGCCTGTCGCGCTACGGCAATGACCTGAACAACGGTCTGCTCGAAGCCGACTACATCGTGGTCGAGATGGCGCGCGACATTCTGGGTGAGAACTGGATGGCCGAATACGTGGATCGCGCCAATCAGGGCGGCATCGAACGCGTCTTGGTATAA